TAAGAACTGAAATTTGAGGACAGGATGGTTAATTCAGTAGCACAAATATTCACAGAATGGATGTCGAGCATTCTGGAAATCAAATCCCTCATACATACACGTTACAAGCACATACAGAGCGTGCACACGCATCCTCCAAAACCCAAGATGTTTTCTCACACGAAAAACTCTCTGACTGTGAAGGGACTTAGAGCACTTAACCAAATGGCAGCTTATAACAAAGCCTCTTAAAAATAGGGGCGGCCCTCTGTTGACAAAAGTAACATTTTCAgacaacaaaaagtcaaaaagcGGACCTGCTGAGACTGGTGAAAATAAACACACCCAACAGCCTCCACTCCCCCCATGCCAGGGAATTATACGGAAGTTTCATGCTTTAACCTTGCGTTAAAGCCTAAGCGCAAACCAGATCCTCTAACTGTCTGGTTGGTAGATGGTGCCGTGTTTAGTGCTGGAGCCCATGGTggaggggtggggtggggcGGTGGTGGGGGGCGCTGCGGATCCATGCCCGTCTCTGTCCGTCTCCTCCGGTCTTATGAGCTGATAAGGACATGCCTTAATCGTGTTTGCCCTTCCCTTTAGGCGTGCCTTCGTTCCAGgccacataaacaaacaaggcCAAAACCACATGCACGGCGAGCACTGCTACAATGGCTGCATAGAAGTAGCTGTCAGAGCTTGACATTTTCATGGAACCTGGGAAATGAGATGGAGAACAGTTAACAGTGACGACGACCAGCAGCTGCATTACAGTGCCTGTTCTTTAAATCGTATTTCATGTAAAACGTAACCAGGATGCACACAACGTTCATAAGCttagatttaaagggacagttcacccaaaagtACATGTTTTATCTCTAACCcacagtgctatttatcagcctagatagttttggtgtgagttgccgagcaTTGAAGATATcaccatagagatgtctgccttctcttggaTGTAATGCTCGACAGCacttggcttaaaatacatttgaaaactcaacagcaatgtctctttccaaaaatcatgacctggtaaTAATCCacggaccttgttgtgagcagtttcatgtcggaactattttctttctttcactggccaactgtatcacagcacagaaggaagcatgcatctactcatggatgagtgGCTCATGCTCGTGACAGCGCATGATGTAAACATTATTAGCGTCCTCCTcaactgagctgtaacattagcaaTTTTGCACGCACCCTTCCTTCTATGTGATGATATGGTTGGCAAGTAAAATATCTGTTAAAGTATTTCTAGGGCATGTGTTGCCTTTATTAGAGTAAGCAAAGGAGATGTGAATGGAAAAGAAGGGAGAGAGATATGGGAAATTGTTTGTGATTGTTTACAGACAGTGATGCCGTTATAATGGGCATTACCAAATGGTGGATAGCAGTCCAGACCTGGACTGGGTGACAGTTCTACTGGACCCATGACCAGTGTCTGACAGATTAATAAGCATGAAATGTAATCTTAATGGAGCGTTTTATTTTTGGTTGTGGTTTGAGGCTGTGGGTGCATTTCATTCAGTTAACAGGGCAATAGCTCAATTAAGCTTATCAAATCATTGACATGAGAGAGATGACAATGTAGGAGTATGAAGCAACTGACTCCACCAGATTCTGGCTACTGACTGTGTCTAAGACTCTTTTCTCTGGTCTAACCAAAGTAGCCCTACACACCACGGCCATATTTGGGTCGACTTACAGCTGTGAGTCAGCTTTCTCAGCAATGGACATTACTAAAACCAAGTGCTGTTCCAGGCTCATCACTGAACACCTACACATGTGCATGGGAATGGCGCTGAATCCACACCAAGATTCAGACTACCAGCAGGGCAGTCACAGGCTTTTACTTGAAATGTAGGCTTTGAGTTTATTGCGCTCGGACTAATTTTATTCATGGTAAAGGTACTGTAGAGTAAATATGTCTGTATGTGCGAAAAGTATCCTACTTTGAAAGTTAACAGTATTGTTTAAGTGATACAGAAATGCACGTGGTTGATTTTATTTGATAGATGTAGGGTACAGGACATAATAtagaccaggggtgtcaaactcattttacaGCCCTATTTGATCTCAGATGGGCCGGACCAATAAAACCATTGCACAATAACCTATATGTTGCAttagctccagtgttttcacTTATCTGTGTAAAGAATTACATTGAGTACACATTCTTCCACATTGAGTTAGTCtacttctcactgtcattacatgtgcactTATGCACTTATTTCCTGATTCAGGAGTGATACAGTCTGATTTGAACTGAAGCttctgattgacaatattttacacaatgtttaatatattttagtctgagtgggcggaagttcgctgcatagatcagcctctcattgggtggaacgagccacccgctgaagtcctgccctaccacctccagttgtgcagcagttttcaaccgttttcaacacgtcctttactaacttttgcggtgtttgatcttgcggggatgtagccatttttctgccatggttcgcgtcctgtaggtaatatttttgtgggcgtgttacaccaaaacctgtttcccccccggcagtatttttgcaagcgcattgttgctgtggcaccgcccagaccGATTGTGactggttgaaagaaatacaagcagccggggtgttttttcttctccaatcttaaagtgagagtcggcccagtcagacctttcttttcttgagaaaagtCTGGTGATTGAGACTAAATCTATTTAAACACTATCACAGTAAGAATTCATTGATATATCACAGAGCTGTAGTCTGGTCAGGGTGGGAGAGCCTCTGAGGCTTAATTTTAGATGGAGTAGGCAATGCATTGTTTAATTTGCTCCTGAAACTTGGCACCTCTAtgtctagtcatctagtgggccggattggaccctttggcgggtTGCTTCTGGCCCACGGGCTGTATGTTTGGCACCCATGATTTAGTTAGTAGAAAAATTCAGACCTTTGCTAGAAGGAAATTTTAGTAACTGGAACTCTTTGCATTTGAATTAAATACTCCTGCACTACACCACAAAACACTTCTGTATTATTTTTCATGtgattatataaaaaaaataccagCTGAAATACAATAATTGGATTTTTAAACTCTCTCTGTATTGGCTCAAAGACTCCAGTATCAGTCAGACTGTGGTTACTATGCAAAGCTTTCATGTGGTGCAATGAAAAGACACGGAACAAGGTGAAGAGGACATCTGTGGTAGTGACTTCCTTTCATCTAAGTTAACTTTGAAACCAGACCAACGTTTAAAGACtgacatgcaaacacaaacaaagtagTGTTGAAAAGCTCACCCTCAAAGATATACGCCTTTGTTGCGAAGTAAAGCCCAATGGGCAGCGTGACCATCAGGATAGTGAAGAACAGCAGTGTCTTGAGGGCTGAAACCAGGGAGCTTTCATTTCTGCAGAGGAGCACAAGTTCAACAGTCAGCAGAGGTATAACAAGACAACGACCTTACTGTTGAGGAGCACTGGGACGCCAGCATGCTAACGACTGATGTGGGAGTGTCCCTTGGCGATAATTTATTATCCGTTCAACGGTAATGCCACATCAAATACAAGTCTTTTGTAAACTTTGGCGCATATTTAACCTCAAGCAGCAAAGAGGGGGGCGGGCGTCACTCTACAGACagcgaggctaactgttagcttagctaacaggctagcTAGCTAAGGTTAGCCGTTCATTTAAAGCAACTGATTAATTTCTCACCCTCTGTAATAAGGCTGCGGTCCGGCTGCGGGGTCTGACGTTGCTCTTACAGATCCGTCCATTGCTGGGCTGACAGGAGACGAGGTAAAGATTAAAAACGGGAAATAAACTCTGTAAAATGTTAGCGTTATCCCCCtgactgtgttgtgttgtttgagATCCTTTCTTCCGCATATGATCATGGGGCCGTCACATGACACAGAAGTCTCGCGAGACTAGAGTTCATGTCCAAGCTGGTTCATGTCCTTAAGAGTATTCTGGCTAATATATGAGTTTATTTACTCGAAATATGGCTCTAATTAACAACATTCAAGAACATTAAACATTCAAGAAGAAGAACTTTATAAATTACTCACAGGGGAAATGATTTTTAAGTAAAATGTGCTAAATCTTTGCAGTCAAAAAGTCCACACATAACTATTATGCATCAGAATTGTCCAATACAGAGATATATTGTTGTTGTAGCCCTATAATGAATTATTAGCATATCAGTGATACACAAATGAGTAGGAAATTAGGCTATTCTAATGTACTCTAGGtcaatggttcccaactggtgggtcctggtccaaaagtgggttgtgggtccattctgaatggatcgCAAGTGACTCATGAATGTGTCAAATGTctgtgaatttctggcacagagcttatattttgaagtgctgttttttgCTGTAGTGTGTGAATAACGGACAGCTaattgacagagacagcaaactagctcaatggcatggccaaacgcaagtatgatgctgatgtactaactgtgtggaccttgaactaatgacttaagagaaatctggacccagtGGCTGCAccgttgggaaccactgctcttgGTCATTAAAATGGGGTcatttgttttatattctgtcaaatatttttatttgtaataatCCATCTCATTACCAGACCACTGTTGCAATGGTTGGTACGGTCATAGCAATGTCGTCCTGGTGACACCTATTGTTGTGGGAACTACCACAGACGCTGTTTTGAGTCTAGCTATCTGTCtttggacagattttgtcaacaAAATAGGGGAGCAACCATACAAGATAGAGTCagaaactttacaggtgtgtagttaagatcaaaatgaaggccaCGGTCAAAGTGGTCCAAGCAAGGGGGCCAGAAGTAGGGGGATAGGATGTAGGGAAAGGGCCATTGCCCCTCTATTTCACACCCCTGGCCCACATTTGTCTTACATCGTGGGCTGCTGTTTTGTAGCTGTGATCCCATTATGAAATGGTCTctagttttttaaaataatcatatgttttgtatgtaaacCGTAATGTGCAAAGTAACTAAACCTTAACTAAAGCTAAAAAATTtttacggtctgcaaatcatgtttatgttttgaa
This region of Epinephelus fuscoguttatus linkage group LG9, E.fuscoguttatus.final_Chr_v1 genomic DNA includes:
- the vma21 gene encoding vacuolar ATPase assembly integral membrane protein vma21, whose protein sequence is MIICGRKDLKQHNTVRGITLTFYRVYFPFLIFTSSPVSPAMDGSVRATSDPAAGPQPYYRGNESSLVSALKTLLFFTILMVTLPIGLYFATKAYIFEGSMKMSSSDSYFYAAIVAVLAVHVVLALFVYVAWNEGTPKGKGKHD